In Pseudomonas sp. R76, one genomic interval encodes:
- a CDS encoding dihydrodipicolinate synthase family protein gives MSNPTIHGIIGYTITPFSADGQRIDLDALGRSIDRLIDSGVHAIAPLGSTGEGAYLSDAEWDEVSAYSLAKIARRVPTIVSVSDLTTAKAVRRARYAEANGADVVMVLPASYWKLSEAEILAHYAAIGDSVGVPIMLYNNPATSGTDMSVDLILRIVKQVANVTMVKESTGDIQRMHQLHRHSDVPFYNGCNPLALEAFAAGAKGWCTAAPNLIPQLNLALYDAVLANDLTLARELFYRQLPLLEFILKGGLPATIKAGLRLTGLEAGDPRLPVFPLGEAGIEQLRTLLR, from the coding sequence ATGTCCAACCCAACTATTCACGGCATCATCGGCTACACCATCACCCCATTCAGCGCCGACGGCCAGCGCATTGACCTCGACGCCCTCGGCCGCTCCATCGACCGCTTGATCGACAGCGGCGTGCACGCCATCGCGCCCTTGGGCAGCACGGGCGAAGGTGCGTATTTGAGCGATGCCGAGTGGGATGAAGTCAGCGCCTACAGCCTGGCAAAAATCGCCAGGCGCGTGCCGACGATTGTCAGCGTGTCCGACCTGACCACCGCCAAGGCCGTGCGCCGTGCGCGTTACGCCGAGGCCAATGGCGCCGATGTGGTGATGGTGTTGCCCGCGTCCTATTGGAAACTCAGCGAGGCGGAAATCCTCGCCCATTATGCGGCGATTGGCGACAGCGTCGGCGTGCCGATCATGCTCTATAACAATCCGGCCACCAGCGGCACCGACATGTCGGTGGACTTGATCCTGCGCATCGTCAAGCAGGTGGCGAACGTGACCATGGTCAAGGAGAGCACCGGTGATATTCAACGCATGCACCAGTTGCATCGCCACAGCGACGTGCCGTTCTACAACGGCTGCAACCCGCTGGCCCTGGAAGCCTTCGCGGCCGGCGCCAAGGGTTGGTGCACGGCGGCGCCGAACCTGATCCCGCAGCTCAACCTGGCGTTGTATGACGCGGTGCTGGCCAACGACCTGACACTGGCGCGGGAACTGTTCTATCGCCAATTGCCGCTGCTGGAATTCATCCTCAAGGGTGGTTTGCCGGCGACGATCAAGGCCGGGTTGCGTTTGACCGGGTTGGAAGCAGGTGATCCACGCTTGCCGGTGTTCCCGTTGGGTGAAGCGGGGATCGAGCAACTAAG
- a CDS encoding aldolase, which produces MAKTLALPKDQLVKQALMQMQNTLADNTWTDRQKLALTCRILFEHGHDSGLAGQITARGPTPGTYYTQQLGLGFDEITASNLLLVNEDLEVLEGHGIPNPANRFHTWVYRGRPDVNCIIHTHPTHIAALSMLEVPLQVSHMDLCPLYEDCAFLEAWPGVPVGNEEGEIITTALGDKRAILLSHHGQLATGASIEEACVIAQLIERAAKLQLLAMAAGTIKPILPELGREAHDWISKPKRHGAAFNYYARQNLRQHADCLN; this is translated from the coding sequence ATGGCCAAGACATTAGCACTCCCCAAAGACCAACTGGTCAAGCAAGCACTGATGCAGATGCAAAACACCCTGGCGGATAATACGTGGACCGACCGGCAAAAGCTGGCGCTCACGTGTCGCATCCTGTTCGAACACGGCCATGACTCCGGCCTGGCCGGGCAAATCACCGCACGCGGGCCCACGCCCGGCACCTATTACACTCAGCAACTGGGCCTGGGTTTTGATGAGATCACTGCCAGCAACCTGCTGCTGGTCAACGAGGATCTTGAAGTGCTGGAAGGCCACGGCATTCCCAACCCGGCCAACCGGTTTCACACCTGGGTGTACCGTGGGCGGCCGGATGTGAACTGCATCATCCATACGCATCCCACGCATATCGCCGCGCTGTCGATGCTCGAAGTGCCGCTGCAGGTGTCGCACATGGACCTCTGCCCGCTGTATGAAGACTGTGCATTTCTGGAGGCCTGGCCGGGGGTTCCGGTGGGCAACGAAGAAGGTGAAATCATCACCACGGCGCTGGGCGACAAACGCGCGATCCTGCTCTCGCACCACGGTCAGCTGGCCACTGGGGCGAGCATCGAAGAAGCCTGCGTGATCGCGCAGTTGATCGAGCGCGCGGCCAAGTTGCAGTTGCTGGCGATGGCAGCCGGGACGATCAAGCCGATCCTGCCGGAACTGGGCCGCGAGGCGCATGACTGGATCTCCAAGCCCAAGCGCCACGGCGCCGCGTTCAACTACTACGCCCGGCAGAACCTGCGACAACACGCCGATTGCCTGAACTGA
- a CDS encoding helix-turn-helix domain-containing protein — translation MSIRLKLLRKKLGVTLESLAEKSGMTKSYLSKVERGLNTPSIAAALKLAKALNVKVEELFSEDNISLDSYSLVRSHERPDTAPGYAVLAHQVSERSLLPFIIYPPAEFTDKTFKEHVGEEFLFVHEGQVEVDFMSERVILNRGDALHFNAQKPHRIRSVGEAQAQLLVVVHSAEE, via the coding sequence ATGTCTATCCGTTTGAAATTACTGAGAAAAAAACTTGGAGTAACCCTGGAGTCCCTGGCTGAAAAATCCGGGATGACCAAGAGTTATCTGTCCAAGGTCGAACGCGGGCTCAACACGCCGTCAATTGCCGCCGCGTTGAAATTGGCCAAGGCGTTGAACGTGAAGGTTGAAGAACTGTTCAGCGAAGACAACATCAGCCTCGACAGCTACAGCCTGGTGCGCAGCCACGAGCGGCCCGACACCGCGCCGGGTTATGCGGTGCTGGCCCATCAGGTCAGTGAGCGCAGCCTGCTGCCGTTCATCATCTACCCGCCGGCGGAGTTCACCGACAAGACGTTCAAGGAGCACGTGGGAGAGGAGTTTCTGTTCGTGCATGAAGGCCAGGTGGAGGTGGATTTCATGAGCGAACGGGTAATCCTGAATCGGGGTGATGCGCTGCACTTCAATGCGCAAAAACCCCACCGAATTCGCTCGGTGGGCGAGGCGCAGGCGCAGTTGTTGGTGGTGGTGCACAGCGCCGAAGAATGA